One genomic window of Micromonospora sp. WMMD1128 includes the following:
- a CDS encoding ABC transporter substrate-binding protein: protein MSPIRSASIAVLASAVLATTLTGCGIGGEPQDTSPIVIAADLELSGASASIGKVYQRALELKKEQLNASGALGGRKIELRIKDNRSDAAESLRNINDFSGDSQVSAVIMGGCNECAVGAARTINDKRIPTIALAAAGAVTEPVDQRRYVFKLAPNAVDSAAALTTELTRRGIRKVAVLHSADGYGQEGLSALRREFDKTTVRLVAAESVRATDTEVSTQIDELTDRKPQALILWTPPEQATLAATTARQDKFNGSLFFDASAAGDLFLGPSARSTEQATLIFTQTMVIDDVIATTPAKAARRQWFQDYTARWGGYNGFSSFAADAIQLIADAEQRAGGEAGDINRDALRDVLETAQLDGLSGPIRLTPDNHSGLMPQALTTLVARGGRWRLAG from the coding sequence GGGGAACCGCAGGACACCAGCCCGATCGTCATCGCCGCCGACCTCGAACTATCGGGCGCCTCCGCGTCGATCGGCAAGGTGTACCAGAGGGCTCTGGAACTGAAGAAGGAGCAGCTCAACGCCTCCGGCGCGCTTGGCGGCCGGAAGATCGAGCTGAGGATCAAGGACAACCGTTCGGACGCGGCCGAGTCCCTGCGGAACATCAACGATTTCAGCGGCGACTCACAGGTGAGCGCCGTCATCATGGGCGGCTGCAACGAATGCGCGGTCGGCGCGGCCCGCACGATCAACGACAAGCGCATTCCGACCATCGCGCTCGCTGCCGCCGGCGCCGTCACCGAACCGGTGGACCAGCGACGGTACGTCTTCAAGCTGGCCCCCAACGCGGTCGACAGCGCAGCCGCACTCACCACCGAGCTGACCCGGCGCGGCATCCGGAAGGTGGCCGTGCTGCACAGCGCCGACGGGTACGGCCAGGAAGGGCTCTCCGCGCTGCGTCGGGAGTTCGACAAGACCACGGTGCGGCTGGTGGCCGCCGAGTCGGTGCGGGCCACCGACACCGAGGTGAGCACGCAGATCGACGAGCTGACCGACCGCAAGCCGCAGGCCCTGATCCTCTGGACGCCCCCGGAGCAGGCGACGCTCGCCGCCACCACCGCCCGGCAGGACAAGTTCAACGGGTCGCTGTTCTTCGACGCCTCGGCCGCCGGTGACCTGTTCCTCGGCCCGTCGGCCCGCTCCACCGAGCAGGCCACCCTGATCTTCACGCAGACGATGGTGATCGACGACGTCATCGCCACCACCCCGGCCAAGGCGGCCCGCCGGCAGTGGTTCCAGGACTACACCGCCCGGTGGGGCGGCTACAACGGCTTCTCCTCGTTCGCGGCGGACGCGATCCAGTTGATCGCCGACGCCGAGCAGCGCGCCGGCGGGGAGGCGGGCGACATCAACCGGGACGCGCTGCGCGACGTGCTGGAGACGGCGCAGCTCGACGGCCTCTCCGGCCCGATCCGGTTGACGCCGGACAACCACTCGGGGCTGATGCCGCAGGCGTTGACCACGTTGGTCGCGCGGGGCGGTCGTTGGCGGTTGGCTGGCTAG